The Engraulis encrasicolus isolate BLACKSEA-1 unplaced genomic scaffold, IST_EnEncr_1.0 scaffold_734_np1212, whole genome shotgun sequence sequence AGCGCGTCATCTCACTTTTCAGGTGTTGCACCTCTATCGTCAGACTCTCAACAGAAGGGGTAGTCTCAGTAGGCACTGGGCTGGGACAGGAGAATGCAGCAGGGCTGGTGCTGTGCTCAACAGGAGCGACCATAGCAGACAAGGTGACATGACTGGCTGTCGGTCTTTCAAAGATCAGAGCCTCCTCTGCTCTCACTTCACGCAGCAGCTCAGTGAAACTGGGGGGAGGCTTGAATTTGTACACCAACATGATGCGGAGGGCAACCAGGTCATTAGGCAGTGCGCCCCTTGCAACTTGCTCAATGCGAGTCCCATCCATCTCTCGGAGAAGAATGCCCCCTTTTCGGAATACAGAATGCAGCAGCTTGTCAATTCTGAGGACATATGCTGAGAGTTTTTCTCCTTGCAGTTGGAAAGTGTTGCGGAACTTGAACAACAGGTCTAGGGCACTCTCAGTGGTTCCAAATGCGGTTTCCAGTGCTGCTAAGTAATCCGCTGCCGTTGAACTGGGCTTGCTCACTCTCAAGCATCGTACAATGTCCGCTGCTGGCCCTTTAAGACATTCAGCAATTTTCTGCTTCTTCAAGGGGTCAGAACACTTCCACTCCTCAAGCAAGTGCGTCATCTGTTCCGCCCAAGCATCATATTCCTCTTCTCCAGGTGGTGTTGGCTTAATACCTGAGAACACTCGAAGCTTTCGGTGGACTGGATTTTCCACAGGGGCTGCTTGGCATTTGTCCACAAGAGAGGTGATGGCATTGACCAGCTGCATATTCAGGTCTAATGATGCTGGTGGTGACATGGCAGGAGAGGGCATGGCAGGATTTAGCACTGCAGGGACAGGCATGGCAGGGGTTGGCACTACAGGGACAGGCATGACAGAGGTTGACACTGCAGAGACAGGCATGGCAGGATTTAGCACTGCAGGGACAGGCATGACAGGGTTTGGCACTGCAGAGACAGGCATTGCAGGATTTAGCACTGCAGGGACAGGCATGACAGGGTTTGGCACTGCAGAGACAGGCATGGCAGGATTTGGCATGGCTGACATGGGCATAGCAGGCAGTGGCACTGCAGGCATGGCAGGGGTTGGCATGGAAGGGGTTAACAGGCCTTGCACATCAGCAACAGTCTTTCCCTCATGAGCCAGGAAGGCTTTCAGCTTGGCTTCAAAATCTTCCTCCGGGGAATCTTCATAGGCAAGGCTTCAACAGCGACACAGACCACCCAGGGAGCCACCTCAGTACTAAGGGCCACTTGTTTAGGCATCTCAACTACACTGACATCCTGTGATACCTCAAGGAGAATTAACTGGCTCGTACCACAAGCTGCCAGGCACCGACCTATGATTTTGGACCTACCAAAGACTGCTGCATTATCAAGTGCTTTATACACAACCTCATCTGTAACATCTACAGGCACATTACCAAGCACTACTGCTCTTCTGATATCTATACCCTTTTCATTACACCAAACAATTACCTGTTCAGCCTCCATATTTAAATACAGTGTAAATCAATACTAGATTTTTTCAAAAAGGGCCaacacagtaaaatcactcacAGTAGAATCAGTAATATCAGTAAAATAGCCAATGTTATCACATTAAAATAACAACATTAACCCATtaaatattagaaaatatcaaATTCCCATTGCAGAATATTACATTCATATTTACCTTAAAGCACAGCAATCAACTTCAATCCCGGACGAAAGTCCCCACATGTAGCAACCCTACTCATCATCCTTGAAAGTAGAATTATTTAGTAATTTACCGTCTAGGGGGGGGATTACTCACTTAACCAGAGGCCTGGGGTAAACTGTGAAAATGTTTACTGTTGACTGCTGTGCATAAGTTGCTTTGAGCCCCCACTCTGAGCTACACTCAGAGACAAATATTTCAGCATTTTACACTACAATCCACCACAACATTAAAAACGAAAGGTGAAACGTCAGTGTAATAATAAACGATCAGGAAACATTTATTTAAACCAATTTTGTGATCGACTCCCTTAACACACATAAGTCATGCTGTCAACAAAGACACGCAATCAAACccgaacaaaacaaacaaaaatacccGGCCGGGGTTTCAAACCAAACAGTCATTAAAGGGCCCAGTTGGCGCGCGGTGGAGCTCATTCATAAATCCAACAGAAACGTAGGCTACCGGTACTCACTACCAGTTGCCTCATAGGTTACCGTAATCCACTGACAGCGTTGTTTAACGTCCAGCGATGATCGTGCCCGTTACCATCATCGTGTCCGTACCCCGAACATCTCCCTTCGACACCGTAAAACTCCTCTCGGTACAGTAGCAGTCTACTGTCACTCGTGGCTAGCAGCAATCAACAACTGCTGATAGCGGCTGGCAAAGATGCAGCTGCGAAGCGGTTAGCTGCCGGCTAGCATAGTCCCAAAAACAGTATCGAAACTCGTCCTCGCGATGAACAAAGTCAATAgaacatcaacaatgacaccgACAGGAAAACGGGTCGGTGAATCCTTGTATGAAAGTCTCTTAAGTCATGTTCACTGACTGTAAAGTAAATTAATCAAAGTCCGCTCAGGAACATCACAAAGAAAACAAACGTCTGACAGTTAACTTTTTCTCCTCAGCCGTACCTCCACGTTCCCCTGGCAACCCCCGTCAACAAATAGGATACCAGGAATAGAAACACAGCACCGTAACAAGCCAATACCTATCTCCATATGAAGCAACTGCAACGTTAAATACAAATTCAATCACATAAGCAAAAATATATGAATACTCTCAATACTTTTGCATAGATAAGGCTTTAGGAAATGTCAGATTGGTTACAATTATGTTAAGGATTATTAACTCTCATATTAAAATACCATATAATAAATGAACACACGATCTACTTAGAGATTCCCAGTCTTCAGGTGTGTTACACACAGTTCTGTTAAAGGCACCGTTAAAGGCAAATAAACAACCTCCTTGTTGTTAAAAGTCAGCTGGATgtacaattttattttttttcattatttttgtaCCAACACATTTCATAAGATATATCCATTTTCAAGAATTGTCCTCTACGGTAGGTATGGGTCTCCTGAGGCAAGGCAAACTGACAGATCAACTCTCTCCACTTGGTCTTGGTCCCATTGGTTTGAAATAATGGTTCAACAGCTTGACAGTGCATGCCaacctacctgtctgtctccctccagcTCTGTATTTTTCTCACTATCTCACT is a genomic window containing:
- the LOC134444790 gene encoding paraneoplastic antigen Ma1-like — translated: MPVPVVPTPAMPVPAVLNPAMPSPAMSPPASLDLNMQLVNAITSLVDKCQAAPVENPVHRKLRVFSGIKPTPPGEEEYDAWAEQMTHLLEEWKCSDPLKKQKIAECLKGPAADIVRCLRVSKPSSTAADYLAALETAFGTTESALDLLFKFRNTFQLQGEKLSAYVLRIDKLLHSVFRKGGILLREMDGTRIEQVARGALPNDLVALRIMLVYKFKPPPSFTELLREVRAEEALIFERPTASHVTLSAMVAPVEHSTSPAAFSCPSPVPTETTPSVESLTIEVQHLKSEMTRLLSFSVSSPSATPPIVSQRPSQRVEGRPANAQRVRQDTADVFCYKCGEDGHFQRQCQNAENLRKVNQRLIKLRRPTGNSPGTQ